The genomic window CCTGGAGCTCGTACGGGCCGAAGTGCCCTACGCCGAGGCCGCGCTCGCCGCGGGCTGCACCGACCAGGCGCACCTCGCACGGGAGATGCGGGACCTGACCGGGCTCACCCTGCGCGCCTATGCCGCGTTGGCGAAGAGCGAGACTCCGGAGCCGTCGGGATCGAGCACGACCGCGTAGCGCTGCCCCCAGACGGCGTCCCAGGGCTTGAGGTGGCCGCGATGGCCTGCCGCGACCATCTCTTCGTACACCTTGTCCACCTCGGCCGGGCTCTCGCAGAGGAAGCACAGACCGATGCGGTCACCGCCCTCGGGCCGGGTCCAGCCCGGATCGAAGGACCTGACGGTCTCCTCCGTGTCGAACAGCACGCGCAGGCCGCTTGGCAGCACCGCCTCGGCGTGCGGCGCGGAGTCGGCGTCTGCGGGGATGTCCAGACCGAGACGGCGGTAGAAGGCGAGCGAGGCGGCCATGTCGGCGACGACGAGGCCGATGGCATCGAATCGTGGAGTCATGCCCTCACCGTAGGAACCCGACCTGCCCGGGGTCTTGTACGAATCGGACGCGCGCCGCGGGATCGCGTCACGGATTCGTAAGGGGGCGGGCGCACCGCCGGGGACCCGGGCGGACGAGACTGGGCGTATGCAGAACATCCTGGTCGTCGACGACGATCCGACCGTTGCCGAAGTCGTCACCGGCTATCTGGAGCGCGCCGGCTTCGCCGTGCACCGCGCGGCCGACGGGCCGCAGGCGCTGCGGGCGGCGGGGGAGCGGTGGCCGGACCTGGTCGTCCTGGACCTGATGCTCCCCGGCATGGACGGGCTGGAGGTCTGCCGCAGACTGCGCGGCCAGGCCCCGGTGCCGGTGATCATGCTGACCGCGCGCGGGGACGAGGACGACCGGATCCTGGGTCTAGAGATCGGCGCGGACGACTACGTGACCAAGCCGTTCAGCCCGCGCGAGCTGGTGCTGCGCGTCGAGTCGGTGCTGCGCCGCAGCCGGGCCGCGGCGGCCGCGCCCCCGGCCGGGGAAGCGGTCAGCCGCGCGGGCATCACGCTGGACCCGGCCGCCCGCCGCGCCGTCAAGGACGGCCGGGAACTGGCCCTGACGCTGCGGGAGTTCGACCTCCTCGCCCACCTCATGCGCCACTCCGGGCAGGCGATCGGGCGGGAGCGGCTGATGCACGAGGTGTGGGGCTGGGAGTTCGGCGATCTGTCGACGGTCACCGTCCACGTCAGGCGGCTGCGCGGCAAGATCGAGGACGACCCGGCCAGTCCGCGGCTGATCCAGACCGTGTGGGGGGTCGGGTACCGCTTCGACGCGCCGGAGTCCGGCGCGGGGGCGGCGCACGCCCACGAGGTCGGGAACGGAGTCCCGGTACGAGCCGACGACGTACCGGAGCACGCGGACGACGTACCGGCGCGCGCGGACGGCGCGACGCCGGCCGAAGGGGCGTGAGTGCCGTGCGCGACTTCCTCCTCATCGCACTCTTCGCGTTCCTCGGCGCCGCCGCGGCCGGACTCCTCGGGGCCTGCGTCCTGCGCCTGCTGCGACACCGGTCGGTCGCCGTGTCCCTGACCGTCGTCGCCGCCGTCACCGTCCTCGCCATGCTCTCCGGGACCCTCGTGGTCGCTCAGGCGATGTTCCTGAACTCCCACGACCTCCAGGTCGTCACGACGGTCGTCGCGATGGCCGCGATCGTGTCGCTCGCCACCGCGCTGCTCCTCGGCCGCTGGGTCGTCGCCCGCAGCCGCGAACTGGTCCGCGCGGCCCGTACGTTCGGCGAGGACGGCAGCTTCGCCGCGCCCGGCAGCGCGGCCACGGCCGAGCTCGCCGAGCTGAGCAAGGAGCTCGAAGCCACCAGCGCCCGGCTGGCCGCGTCCCGGGAGCGGGAGCGGGCCCTGGAGACCTCCCGGCGGGAGCTCGTCGCCTGGATCTCGCACGATTTGCGCACCCCGCTCGCCGGGCTGCGCGCGATGTCGGAAGCGCTGGAGGACGGCGTCGTCCAGGATCCGGAGCGGTACTTCAAGCAGATCCGCACCGAGGTCGACCGGCTGAACGAGATGGTCGGGGACCTCTTCGAACTCTCCCGCATCCACGCCGGGGCGCTCGCCCTGGCGCCGACCCGGATGTCGGTCTACGACCTCGTCGGCGAGGCCCTCGCCGGCGCCGATCCGCTCGCGCGCGAGCACGGGGTGCGGCTGGTGGGGGACCGGGTCGAGCCGGTGCCGGTCGAGGTGGACGGCAAGGAGATGACGAGGGTCCTGGCCAATCTGCTCGTCAACGCGATCCGCCGGACACCGGCCGACGGAACGGTCGCGGTCGCGGCGGAGCGCCGCGCGGGCTCCGTCGTGCTGTCGGTGACGGACGGCTGCGGGGGGATTCCGGAGGAGGATCTGCCGCGTGTCTTCGACACCGGCTGGCGGGGCAGCCAGGCCAGGACGCCCCCGGCGGGGGCAGGGCTGGGGCTGGCGATCGTACGGGGCATCGTGGAGGCGCACGAGGGCCGTGCGGACGTGCGGAACGTGACGGGCGGCTGCCGCTTCGAGGTCACGCTCCCGGTGAGGACCGGCCCGTCCGGCGAGTGAGGACACGGCCGGAGGCCGTACGGGGCCTGGGGCGGAGCCCACCGACGCGGCGGCCCCGCCCGTCAGGCCGGCGTCGTCCGGCGCCACGCGGCGGAGGCCACCGAGGGCTCCATGCTGATGCGGGCCACCGCGCTCTCCACGGCCGTGCTGTCCGTGCCCTCCGCCGTGATCTCGGCGCGGATCCGCACCAGTCCGGCCTCGCCCTCCACCGCGTCCGCCTCCGCCGACTGGACGGCGTGGAGCCGGCTCTCCGGGCCGGTCAGGGACTGGACCAGGAGGGTGCGGACATGCGCCTCGTGCTCCGCCGAGACGACCGCCTCGACGCAGTACGGCACCGGCACCTCGTCACCCGAGCCCGGCCGGCGGTCGATGGTGCGGGTCGCGGACCGCAGTGCTGTGTTCACCGCGACGATCGCCACCGCGCCCGCGAGCGCTTCCCACGGCTTCCCGGCCCCGGCCAGACAGCCGACGGCGGCCGAACACCACAGCGTCGCCGCGGTGTTGATGCCCGTCACATTGAGGCCGTCGCGCATGATGACGCCCGCACCGAGGAAGCCGATGCCGGAGACGACCTGCGCCGCGACCCGGCTGGGCGAGGAGTCGTCGAACGAACCGGAGAGCAGGACGAACAGCGCGGCGCCCGTGGCGACCAGGGTGTTCGTGCGCAGCCCGGCCATGCGCTGGCGCCACTGGCGCTCGATGCCGATGAGGGCGCCCGAGACCATGCCGGCGCCGAGGCCGAGGGTGAAGTGCATCGCGTTCATGGGGTACCTCCGTCCGCGCGGTGCGCACGGCCGAGGAGCGTGCCGCGGCGGCGACGGGGCTGCCGACGGCACGGTCCACGTGCGGTGCGGACCGGTGCGGGGAACGAAACCGGGGGGCGAGGGGCCAGGGGGCACGGCGCAGCGCCGCACACCGGAGCCTGGCCCGGCACACCGGAGGAATCAGAAGATCAGAAAGACCGGGGGCTGCCCTGGGGGCGGCGTGGACTGGGAGGCTCTGCGGTCATCGCTGCCCCCTTTCCGGCTGTCCGTGAAGAAGAAATCGAAGGGTCGGCACTGCAGGCGCAGGAGAGCGCCCGGGGCCGACCCCAGAAGTGTGCCTTTTGTTCCGCTTGTAAGCAAACCCGCTGGCCGCGCCGCCCGCCTGCGTGCCGCCCGCCCGGCCGGGATCTCACCGCCCCCAGCGGTCGGGGCCCGGATCGCCGCCCTCCGCGCGCACCGCGAGCCGGCGGGTGTAGTGCGCCCAGCACTCCTCGTGCGCCGCGCACGCCCCGGCGCTCGGTAGCCCGCTGTGGACGAGCCGTAGCAGAGTGCCGTCCTCGACCGGCTCCAGGGTGATCTCCACGGTCGTGGAGCCCTCGGGCACGTCCGCAGGGCCGCCCTCGGCCCAGCCCCAGGTGAAGGCCAGCCGCTTGGGCGGATCGACCAGCAGGAAGCGGCCCGCGGCAACGGCGCCGCGGGTCACGTCCATGCGGTACGAGCCGTTCGGGGTGAACGAGAACGTGCCGTCGTGGCCCATCCACGACAGCCACTTGCCCCGGTCGGTGAGGAAGCCGAAGACGGTCTCGGGGCCGGCCAGGATCCGGCGTTCCACCGCCACGGTGCCGGGCTGCGGCGCAGGGTCTGCGGTCATGGCTTCTCGTTCCGTTCCGCGTTCCGTTCGGTGTTCTGTCCGGCCGTCCCGTCGCGTCCCATTCCGTCACGTCACGTCACGTCCTTGCGCAGCGTAACGAGACCGGCGTCACCCAGCACCTTCGGATACGGCAGCGCGCCGCCCCGCACCCGCCTTCCGGCGTGGTGCGGGGCGGCGCGCCCCTCAGGTGGCCGCCTCCGCGGCTCGCGTCGTCAGCCGAGCGTGAGCATCGACGTCCAGCCGATCTCACCGACCTGGTAGCGCGACCCGTGAGCGGTACGGCCGCCGGGGTAGAACCAGAGCTTCCCGTCCGGGGTGACCGCCCAGAAGTCCGGGATGCCGTCCCCGGTGGCGTCCGGGGTGCCACGGAGCAGGGGCATGCTCGCCTTGCCCCAGCCGGCGGTGCCGTAGACCTCGTCCTTGCCGGTGGCCGAGTTGCCCGCCAGGGCCAGGGAGTTCAGGTCGACGCCGCCGCCCGCGGCCGGCTTGCCGTGGCGCAGTTGCAGTCCCCTGTCCGCGTACTCGGCGCGGAAGAGCATGTCCGCGACGCCGTCCCCGGTGAAGTCGGCGACGGTGAGGATGTCCCGGTCCGCCCATGCCGCGTCGTGGAGCAGGCGCGCCTCCTTGAACGCGCCGCCGGTGTAGCCGGTGAACGCCCACAGGTCGTCGCCGGCGATGGCGAAGACATCGGGGAGCTTGTCGCCGGTGATGTCCTCGGTGGTGACGATCTCGGTGAGCGTCGCGGGATCCGGCGCGTTCGCGGGCAGCAGCACGTCCAGCCGCCGCCTGATGTCGAAACTGCCGTATCCGTCACCGGGGTAGAGCGAGAGCTTCCCGTCCGGTGTCCGCGCCAGCATGTCGGTGATGCCGTCGCCCGGGTACCAGTCCGCGGTGTGGCTGATCAGGGTGGTCGGCGAACCGTCGCTCCCCTTCCAGAAACCGTCGGGCAGCGGCTTGCCGCCGTCGTGCGCGGCCGCGGTGTGGACGTGCAGGTCGCCGCGGCTGTCGCCGCCGTAGGAGCGCAGATTGCCGGTGCTGTCGACGGCGAGCAGGTCGTCGTACGTGTCCCCGTTGACGTCGCCCGGCTGGTCGCCCGAGTCGCGCGGCCTGACGTAGTGCAGGTACTTCGTCGCCGTGGGCGACATGTTGCCGGCCGCGTCGACCGACTTCACATAGAGGATGTTGGGCCCGGCGTACGGCGGTGAGAGCGGCACACCGTCCGCGGCGTCGGCGACCGTGGCGCCCAGGTGGTAGCTCTCGAAGTTGAACGAGTAGACGAACCTGACCGTGCCGTCCCCGGTCGCGGCCGGAGTCATCTTGAAGTCGCCTCCGGTGCCGAACGGGACGGTGCTCCAGGGCTGCTGCTCGTCGTCGGCCATCGGGAACTGGGCGGAGCTGACGTCGGGCGAGTTCGGCGCTGTCGAGTCGTACACGAAACCGCAGTCGACCGTGCCCGCCGGGGCGTAGGTGGAGGCCGCCCCGCTGTT from Streptomyces formicae includes these protein-coding regions:
- a CDS encoding VOC family protein, yielding MTPRFDAIGLVVADMAASLAFYRRLGLDIPADADSAPHAEAVLPSGLRVLFDTEETVRSFDPGWTRPEGGDRIGLCFLCESPAEVDKVYEEMVAAGHRGHLKPWDAVWGQRYAVVLDPDGSGVSLFANAA
- a CDS encoding response regulator transcription factor, coding for MQNILVVDDDPTVAEVVTGYLERAGFAVHRAADGPQALRAAGERWPDLVVLDLMLPGMDGLEVCRRLRGQAPVPVIMLTARGDEDDRILGLEIGADDYVTKPFSPRELVLRVESVLRRSRAAAAAPPAGEAVSRAGITLDPAARRAVKDGRELALTLREFDLLAHLMRHSGQAIGRERLMHEVWGWEFGDLSTVTVHVRRLRGKIEDDPASPRLIQTVWGVGYRFDAPESGAGAAHAHEVGNGVPVRADDVPEHADDVPARADGATPAEGA
- a CDS encoding sensor histidine kinase gives rise to the protein MRDFLLIALFAFLGAAAAGLLGACVLRLLRHRSVAVSLTVVAAVTVLAMLSGTLVVAQAMFLNSHDLQVVTTVVAMAAIVSLATALLLGRWVVARSRELVRAARTFGEDGSFAAPGSAATAELAELSKELEATSARLAASRERERALETSRRELVAWISHDLRTPLAGLRAMSEALEDGVVQDPERYFKQIRTEVDRLNEMVGDLFELSRIHAGALALAPTRMSVYDLVGEALAGADPLAREHGVRLVGDRVEPVPVEVDGKEMTRVLANLLVNAIRRTPADGTVAVAAERRAGSVVLSVTDGCGGIPEEDLPRVFDTGWRGSQARTPPAGAGLGLAIVRGIVEAHEGRADVRNVTGGCRFEVTLPVRTGPSGE
- a CDS encoding MgtC/SapB family protein, with product MNAMHFTLGLGAGMVSGALIGIERQWRQRMAGLRTNTLVATGAALFVLLSGSFDDSSPSRVAAQVVSGIGFLGAGVIMRDGLNVTGINTAATLWCSAAVGCLAGAGKPWEALAGAVAIVAVNTALRSATRTIDRRPGSGDEVPVPYCVEAVVSAEHEAHVRTLLVQSLTGPESRLHAVQSAEADAVEGEAGLVRIRAEITAEGTDSTAVESAVARISMEPSVASAAWRRTTPA
- a CDS encoding SRPBCC family protein; protein product: MTADPAPQPGTVAVERRILAGPETVFGFLTDRGKWLSWMGHDGTFSFTPNGSYRMDVTRGAVAAGRFLLVDPPKRLAFTWGWAEGGPADVPEGSTTVEITLEPVEDGTLLRLVHSGLPSAGACAAHEECWAHYTRRLAVRAEGGDPGPDRWGR